A portion of the Chaetodon trifascialis isolate fChaTrf1 chromosome 7, fChaTrf1.hap1, whole genome shotgun sequence genome contains these proteins:
- the chd4b gene encoding chromodomain-helicase-DNA-binding protein 4 isoform X4 gives MSGSEDEREDFGAADEHSLLHGEEEPEDAVSDVDEVPKSKKKKKAKKSSRESRSSKRQRPIREELPVSSPEHLIGVEAAERDADEGGVRSESEGSDYAPGRKKKKRSSSAKDKKKGGAGAEKGGTSSSKSKRKDPEPEDDEDDDDDCQPKSSTQLLEAWGMKDIDHVFTQEDYSSLTNYKAFSQFVRPLIAAKNPKIAVSKMMTLMMAKWREFSTNNPLKGCATANAALAAANVAAAVESMVVAGTDGGSETVAPPSPAPTPAAAPAPAVPPAAPAPPLRKAKTKEGKGPNARKKSKPTPKPPPKPKPKKVAPLKIKLGGLNSKRKRSSSDEDEPDVDSDFDDGSFSVSDGSNRSSRPKKKPKSAKKKKKVETEDGDGYETDHQDYCEVCQQGGEIILCDTCPRAYHMVCLDPDMEKAPEGKWSCPHCEKEGIQWEARDDLSEADGEDEEDRRDEGVEEEDDHHIEFCRVCKDGGELLCCDTCPSSYHIHCLNPPLPEIPNGEWICPRCKCPPMKGKVQKVLTWRWGEPPAPTPVPRPADLPADAPDPPPMAGRREREFFVKWCNMSYWHCSWVLELQLELNCQVMFRNYQRKTDMDEPPPVDFGGEGDDDKSTKRKNKDPLFVHMEEEFYRYGVKMEWLMIHRILNHSVDKKNNVHYLIKWRDLPYDQSTWESEDMDIPEFDTYKQTYWNHRELMVGEEGRPGKKLKKAVKVKKAERPPANPVVDPTIKFDRQPDYLDSTGGTLHPYQLEGLNWLRFSWAQATDTILADEMGLGKTVQTAVFLYSLYKEGHSKGPFLVSAPLSTIINWEREFEMWAPDMYVVTYVGDKDSRAVIRENEFSFEGNAIRGGKKASKMKKDSPVKFHVLLTSYELITIDQAVLGSIEWACLVVDEAHRLKNNQSKFFRVLNNYPLQHKLLLTGTPLQNNLEELFHLLNFLTPERFNNLEGFLEEFADIAKEDQIKKLHDMLGPHMLRRLKADVFKHMPSKTELIVRVELSPMQKKYYKFILTRNFEALNTRGGGNQVSLLNVVMDLKKCCNHPYLFPAAATEAPKLPNGMYEGNALTKSSGKLMLLQKMMKKLKEGGHRVLVFSQMTKMLDLLEDFLENEGYKYERIDGGVTGNLRQEAIDRFNAPGAPQFAFLLSTRAGGLGINLASADTVIIYDSDWNPHNDIQAFSRAHRIGQNRKVMIYRFVTKASVEERITQVAKKKMMLTHLVVRPGLGSKTGSMSKQELDDILKFGTEELFKDEVGEGDNKEDDSSVIHYDDQAIDRLLDRNQDATDDTELQSMNEYLSSFKVAQYVVKDEDDEEEVEREVIKQEESVDPDYWEKLLRHHYEQQQEDLARNLGKGKRTRKPVNYNDGSQEDRDWQEDQSDNQSDYSVASEEGDEDFDERSEANARRPNRKGLRNDRDKPLPPLLARVGGNIEVLGFNARQRKAFLNAVMRYGMPPQDAFTNQWLVRDLRGKSEKEFKAYVSLFMRHLCEPGADGAETFADGVPREGLSRQHVLTRIGVMSLIRKKVQEFEHVNGQWSMPWMAELEENKRAAALAAGEDPKTPSTGTPADTQPNTPVPEDLSKSEDKEDMKKELEDGKGAKKADDPEIIEIPDESEKSPCLEKKEGEVDSTMAKEEKEKEAGSGDEGKEKEAEDANKEKEEKDKTLELEKDTPAEVKGEGSEGKTDSEEDKTKAEEGKDEKMDTSSPTEETKEQKEEKDTVKIDESGKLQNGENTKEGTTAASVVNVSEEKKKATKQRFMFNIADGGFTELHSLWQNEERAATVTKKTFEIWHRRHDYWLLAGIIQHGYARWQDVQNDVRFAILNEPFKGEMSRGNFLEIKNKFLARRFKLLEQALVIEEQLRRAAYLNMTEDPSHPSMALNTRFSEVECLAESHQHLSKESMSGNKPANAVLHKVLKQLEELLSDMKADVTRLPATIARIPPVAVRLQMSERNILSRLASRGPEVTAQNQSQTSQQMQVPR, from the exons ATGTCGGGCAGTGAGGATGAGAGGGAAGACTTTGGAGCCGCGGACGAGCACTCACTTCTTCACG GTGAGGAAGAGCCGGAGGATGCTGTGTCTGACGTAGACGAGGTACCCAAgtcgaagaagaagaagaaagccaAGAAGAGCAGCCgagagagcaggagcagcaagAGGCAGAGACCCATCAGAGAG GAGTTGCCAGTCAGCTCCCCAGAGCACCTGATTGGAgtagaagcagcagagagagatgcagaCGAGGGAGGTGTGCGGTCAGAGAGTGAAGGAAGCGACTATGCTCCggggaggaaaaagaagaaacgcTCCAGCTCTGCCAAAGATAAGAAGAAAGGAGGTGCGGGAGCAGAGAAAGGAGGCACGTCCAGCTCGAAGAGCAAACGCAAAGATCCCGAACCAGAAGACGACGAGGACGATGACGATGATTGCCAG CCGAAAAGCTCCacccagctgctggaggcctgGGGCATGAAAGACATTGACCACGTCTTTACTCAGGAAGACTACAGCTCCCTCACTAACTACAAGGCCTTCAGCCAGTTTGTCAG GCCGTTAATTGCAGCTAAGAACCCCAAAATTGCTGTGTCCAAGATGATGACTTTAATGATGGCTAAGTGGAGAGAATTCAGCACCAACAACCCTCTGAAG GGTTGCGCCACTGCCAATGCAGCCCTGGCAGCTGCCaatgtggctgcagctgtggagagcatggtggtggcagggACAGACGGAGGGTCGGAGACAGTTGCTCCTCCTTCACCTGCACCGACTCCTGCCGCTGCGCCTGCACCTGCTGTCCCCCCAGCAGCCCCGGCACCTCCACTCCGCAAGGCCAAGACCAAAGAGGGCAAAG gTCCCAACGCGCGCAAAAAGTCGAAGCCCACACCTAAACCTCCACCCAAACCCAAACCCAAGAAGGTGGCTCCACTCAAGATCAAACTAGGGGGCCTTAATAGCAAGAGGAAGCGCTCCTCT agtgatgaagatgaaccAGATGTTGACAGTGATTTTGATGATGGGAGCTTCTCCGTGTCTGATGGCTCCAACCGCAGCAGCCGCCCCAAGAAGAAACCCAAGAgtgcaaaaaagaagaagaaag TGGAGACGGAGGACGGCGATGGCTATGAGACAGACCACCAGGACTACTGTGAGGTGTGCCAGCAAGGAGGAGAAATCATTCTGTGTGACACCTGTCCCAGAGCTTATCACATGGTCTGTCTGGACCCTGACATGGAGAAAGCACCTGAGGGCAAGTGGAGCTGCCCGCACTGT gagaaggaggggaTCCAGTGGGAGGCCAGAGATGATCTCTCTGAGGCCGAcggggaggatgaggaagacaGGCGGGATGAAGGGgtggaagaagaagacgacCACCACATTGAGTTCTGCCGGGTGTGTAAGGATGGAGGGGAGCTGCTTTGCTGTGACACCTGCCCCTCCTCCTACCACATCCACTGCCTCAACCCTCCTCTCCCTGAAATCCCCAATGGAGAATGGATCTGCCCCCGCTGCAAG TGCCCACCGATGAAGGGCAAAGTCCAGAAGGTTTTAACATGGCGATGGGGGGAGCCGCCAGCGCCCACGCCTGTCCCTCGGCCTGCTGACCTCCCTGCTGATGCTCCTGATCCCCCACCGATGGCGGGCCGCAGGGAGAGGGAGTTCTTTGTCAAATGGTGCAATATGTCCTACTGGCACTGCTCCTGGGTGCTGGAGCTACAG CTGGAGCTGAACTGCCAGGTGATGTTCCGTAACTACCAGAGGAAAACTGACATGGACGAACCTCCACCTGTGGATTTCGGAGGAGAGGGCGATGATGACAAGAGCACTAAGAGGAAGAACAAGGATCCTCTCTTTGTCCACATGGAAGAGGAGTTTTATCGCTATGGAGTCAAAATGGAGTGGCTAATGATCCACCGCATCCTCAACCACAG TGTTGATAAAAAGAACAACGTGCATTACTTGATCAAATGGAGAGATCTGCCCTATGACCAGTCAACCTGGGAGAGCGAAGACATGGACATCCCAGAGTTTGACACCTACAAACAGACATACTGGAATCACAG AGAATTGATGGTGGGTGAGGAGGGCAGGCCTgggaagaagctgaagaaggcAGTCAAAGTCAAGAAGGCAGAGCGACCACCTGCTAATCCAGTTGTAGAT CCCACCATCAAGTTTGATCGGCAGCCCGACTATCTGGACAGCACAGGAGGCACTCTGCATCCCTACCAGCTGGAGGGGTTGAACTGGCTGAGGTTTTCTTGGGCTCAGGCCACAGACACAATCCTGGCTGATGAAATGGGTTTAGGCAAGACTGTGCAGACTGCTGTCTTCCTCTACTCATTGTACAAGGAG GGTCACTCCAAAGGTCCCTTCCTGGTTAGTGCTCCCCTGTCCACCATCATTAACTGGGAAAGAGAGTTTGAGATGTGGGCCCCTGACATGTACGTGGTGACCTACGTAggggacaaagacagcaggGCTGTCATCAGAGAAAACGAGTTCTCCTTTGAGGGAAATGCCATCCGAGGTGGGAAAAAAGCATCCAAGATGAAG AAAGACTCACCGGTCAAATTCCACGTCCTGCTGACATCCTATGAGTTGATTACCATTGATCAGGCTGTGCTGGGCTCCATTGAGTGGGCCTGTCTGGTTGTGGACGAGGCTCACAGACTCAAAAACAACCAGTCCAAG TTCTTCCGAGTGCTGAACAACTACCCGTTGCAACACAAGCTGCTGCTAACTGGCACTCCTCTTCAGAACAACCTGGAGGAGCTTTTCCACTTGCTGAACTTCCTGACGCCAGAGAGATTCAA caACCTGGAAGGGTTTCTGGAGGAGTTTGCGGACATTGCCAAAGAAGACCAGATCAAGAAGCTCCATGACATGCTGGGACCACACATGCTCAGGAGGCTGAAGGCTGATGTTTTCAAACACATGCCTTCAAAGACCGAGCTCATTGTTAGAGTGGAGCTCAGCCCCATGCAGAA GAAATACTACAAGTTCATCCTGACACGTAACTTTGAGGCCCTGAACACTCGAGGAGGAGGAAACCAAGTCTCTCTGCTCAATGTGGTGATGGACCTGAAAAAGTGCTGCAATCACCCCTACCTCtttcctgcagcagccaca GAGGCCCCGAAACTTCCAAATGGCATGTATGAGGGCAATGCTCTGACCAAGTCTTCAGGAAAACTGATGCTGCTccagaagatgatgaagaagctgaaggagggGGGCCACAGGGTTCTGGTCTTCTCCCAGATGACCAAAATGCTGGACCTGCTGGAGGACTTCCTGGAGAATGAAGGCTACAAATATGAGAGAATTGATGGAGGAGTCACTGGCAACTTGAGACAGGAAGCTATCGACCGCTTTAATG CTCCTGGTGCGCCTCAGTTTGCTTTCCTCCTCTCTACCAGAGCTGGTGGTTTGGGCATCAATCTGGCCTCTGCCGACACCGTCATCATCTACGACTCGGACTGGAACCCCCACAACGACATCCAG GCTTTCAGCAGAGCTCACCGTATTGGCCAGAACAGGAAAGTGATGATTTATCGCTTTGTTACCAAAGCCTCAGTGGAGGAGAGGATCACTCAG GTGgcgaagaagaagatgatgctCACCCATCTTGTGGTGAGACCCGGTCTCGGCTCCAAGACAGGCTCCATGTCCAAACAGGAGCTCGATGACATCCTCAAGTTTGGAACTGAAGAGCTGTTCAAGGATGAAGTCGGAGAAG GGGACAACAAGGAGGATGACAGCAGTGTGATCCACTACGATGACCAAGCAATTGACCGTTTGCTAGACAGGAACCAGGATGCCACAGACGACACTGAGCTCCAGAGCATGAACGAGTACCTCAGCTCCTTTAAAGTAGCCCAGTATGTGGTCAAAGATGAAGACGATGAG gaggaggtggaaaggGAGGTGATCAAGCAGGAGGAAAGTGTTGATCCTGATTACTGGGAGAAGCTGCTCCGTCACCAttatgagcagcagcaggaggatcTCGCCCGAAATCTGGGCAAAGGCAAAAGAACTCGAAAGCCAGTCAACTACAATGACGGCTCCCAGGAGGACCGAG ACTGGCAGGAGGATCAATCTGATAACCAATCGGACTACTCGGTGGCCTCGGAGGAGGGCGACGAGGACTTTGATGAGCGAAGTGAAG cGAATGCCCGCAGACCAAATCGTAAGGGGCTGAGGAACGATCGGGACAAACCTCTGCCTCCGCTGTTGGCCAGAGTGGGCGGGAACATCGAG GTTTTGGGCTTCAATGCACGACAGAGGAAGGCTTTCCTCAATGCAGTGATGCGTTATGGGATGCCTCCCCAGGATGCTTTCACCAACCAGTGGCTGGTCAGGGACCTCCGAGGGAAGTCTGAGAAAGAATTCAA GGCCTATGTGTCCCTGTTCATGCGTCACCTTTGTGAGCCGGGGGCTGATGGAGCTGAGACCTTTGCGGACGGTGTTCCACGCGAGGGTCTGTCAAGGCAGCACGTGCTCACCCGTATTGGTGTGATGTCACTTATAAGGAAAAAA GTGCAGGAGTTTGAGCATGTGAACGGTCAGTGGTCAATGCCCTGGATggcggagctggaggagaacaaAAGGGCTGCAGCTTTGGCTGCAGGAGAAGACCCAAAGACTCCATCTACTGGAACCCCTGCAGACACGCAGCCCAACACTCCTGTCccag agGATTTGTCTAAATCGGAGGACAAGGAAGACATGAAGAAGGAGCTTGAGGATGGCAAAGGAGCCAAGAAGGCAGATGATCCGGAG ATTATTGAAATCCCAGATGAGTCTGAAAAATCCCCATGCcttgaaaagaaagaaggagaggtaGACTCCACTATGgcgaaggaggagaaagagaaggaggcaggaagtggagatgaagggaaggagaaggaggctGAAGACGCGAAcaaggagaaggaagagaaggacaAGACTTTAGAGTTGGAGAAGGATACTCCTGCTGAGGTCAAGGGTGAAGGTTCGGAGGGCAAGACGGATTCAGAGGAGGACAAGACTAAAG ctgaggagggaaaagatGAGAAGATGGACACCAGTTCACCAACAGAGGAGACGAAAG agcaaaaagaggagaaggacaCCGTGAAAATAGACGAATCTGGCAAATTGCAGAACGGAGAGAACACCAAAGAGGGAACAACAGCTGCGTCGGTGGTTAACGTcagtgaagagaagaaaaaagccACCAAGCAGAGGTTTATGTTCAACATCGCTGATGGCGGATTCACAG AGCTCCACTCTCTGTGGCAGAATGAAGAGAGGGCAGCCACCGTCACCAAGAAGACCTTTGAGATTTGGCACCGTCGCCATGACTactggctgctggctggcaTCATACA ACACGGCTACGCTCGGTGGCAGGATGTGCAGAACGATGTGAGGTTTGCCATCCTCAATGAGCCCTTCAAAGGGGAGATGAGCAGAGGAAACTTCCTGGAGATCAAGAACAAGTTTCTGGCCCGCAGGTTCAAG TTGCTAgagcaggctttggtgatcgaGGAGCAGTTGCGCAGGGCGGCTTACCTGAACATGACAGAGGACCCGTCCCACCCCTCCATGGCCCTCAACACTCGCTTCAGTGAGGTGGAGTGTCTCGCCGAGTCCCACCAGCACCTCAGCAAGGAGTCCATGTCTGGAAACAAGCCTGCCAATGCAGTTCTGCATAAAG TTCTCAAACAGCTCGAGGAACTCCTGAGCGACATGAAGGCTGACGTCACACGTCTCCCGGCCACCATCGCCAGGATACCCCCTGTCGCTGTGCGGCTGCAAATGTCAGAGAGAAACATCCTCAGCCGACTGGCCAGCCGGGGCCCCGAGGTCACGGCTCAGAACCAATCACAGACCTCACAACAGATGCAGGTGCCGCGCTGA